taattaatttattcctCAAAGGGCTACTCCTATACGTAGCGAGCTCCGGATGAATCGTTGTGAAATACAGTTTTCtcattcatctcacaatatattatactcatgaattctaACGCTCTCTCACtcattaccttatttcgacgctttcacacacgaatacgattccacaaGCAAACAAAATTTGTTCTTTGACTAATTGTTCTTCtatcgatctaactcgataatttatgggtaaacgtcaaaaataaattatgagaagatactctaaaaactaagtTTCGAGGAAAATTACCCttaatcagaaaaccaatcagtggataatatatcCACTTTTCACAcaatcgttttggcgttggttttaCCCAAATTGGACTTACGGTTAAGAAAAATGatgcaaaataacaaattctacaaactgagaagtcgagtattttagagagaaatcggaattgttaaaaatctagaaaaatgtgtttaattcactagctaaatgaatgaaacaacatactcaaatttgggtgaaaatggagaaatttatttggaacagttatcgatcatcggtgtcaaacgataggcttgttgttgtgtttcctatTTGCTTTTACGGATGTCGTCCAACTCccttcctttttatttattttattttattaacaattagggttcgcAAATGGGTCAAACTCATTGGtcccctttattttttttactattattatttttattttgctaaaacaaaattaatagttacttaatcttatttttaataCTTCTTCAAACAACATATAATTTTCAATACATCAATAATATTTCATAACTAATATATGATagattattgtaattaaaataatttacttaaaaaaaacattactaGCTATTGAAATTCTCTATATTCAATTTAGTCAATGTAactatacttatttttttttaaacactcacattaaaatactatcatcattagaaaatagtcaaaatcacaaaataaaattatataaaatcacatgccataacaaatatatcaaaataaagggacatataaaattatattaccactatctcaagataattatttataaaataaataaataaaaacatataatagtttattgtaattaaaataatttactttaaaaaaattagggttcGCACATGGGTCAAACTCATTAGTccccttatttatttttttatttattttactattattatttttattttactaaaaaaaaattaacagttacttaatcttatttttaatactccttcaaacaacatttaattttcaatacatcactaatatttcataactaatatatgatagattattgtaattaaaataatttacttttaaaaaaatattactagcTATTGAAactctcatatttaaaataatcactataactatacttatttttcaacaCACTCgcattaaaatattatcatcattaagaatagtcaaaatcacaaaataaaattatataaaatcacatgccataacaaatatattaaaataaagggacatataaaattatattactactatctcaagataattatttataaaataaataaataaaaacatataatagtttaaattaattaaaacataaatatgtGCATACCTAACATCAGTCAAACGCACATGAAAACATCACATTAATTACTCATGCACAGATACATGTAAAATCgcttaaaatcttattctttaaaatatttcactaaaatactattatttttagaaaaatatataaaatgtaatattttttatttatataactcATTTGGTCTAAGATGTACAAGATTAGAATAATAAAAAgcacacatataaagaaaattaatcttaatattaatcaatatgcattctaaaataattttaaatccaaattaattatttaaaatcttatttcattgataaaataatttatcataaaatttggggtgttacaacttTGGCTGGTCTTCCATATAAGAAAAGAAGGCTTATTTTGTAATAGTGATGTTTAGGCAAGgttctggctaaggaaagacttggttaTTAAGTGGTCATTTATGGCTGACCTCTCTTTCTTGGGAACCTACCTAGTGCATGGAAGAATCATATTTGACTTATGGAAAATTCAAGTCAATGTTGTGATACAATCATGATTACACAAAGTGTTGATTAGCACAAGTGCAATTGGTTGACATTGATGTAGGGTGTGTTGTGAAATTAAGTTGGTTGCTAGAGAATTTCTTGAGAAAGCCAACATGAAGGTTGAACCATATTTTTCAGCATAGTTTCGGCATGGAAATAAATTCTTGAAGTGGTTTAACTTTAAGTGGAATTTGCACCCTACATGGAGGTTGCAACATATTTTTCAATAGAATTCGCACCAGTtagaaacactttaaacttatatctaatttttttttcctcttgtgTTAGAGTGTTGTGAGATgtagtttaattatttgttttagagTGTGGCGATGTACTGGGGGGCATGAGGAGTTTAAGGGAAGTCTATattttgtaacaattttcacatagtgttATCCTCCGGTTGTCATTAGATAATAGTTGTGGTTTTTTCTCCCGTTTAAGAGTTTTCAAGTTATTTTcttgtgttatttaaatttctctgtgtttgttttttttttccaacaacCATTTGGCTTAAAGCTTCCTTAGCTTTATTGACACATGCCCTTGTCATGTTCGACTTCCTCTCAATCACTCTCCCTATCTCATCCGAAAACATACAAACCTAAACACAATTGAAATTAGTATAGATATGTAAGAGACCAAAAAAGAATTAAGAggataaaatgaaattaaaaaataaattaagggactaaaaatataatgtaactttatttttatactgTTAGAACAGGTTGTATAATTGAgagaattgaaattgagaagaaaagagtaaagcagaaaacggagattgattaatAGTCTGGAGAATGATCTCCTTATTATATCACTTTATAGCAGTTTTGAGTACTAACTGTCAAAACAAACTTAACAAACTTCTAACTTTTTTTCTAACCTTCCTAACTAACTACAAATCACTTTAATTATATCTAACATGCCCCCTAATTCAAAGTGATTCAATTCACATTAATACAAGATTGTTCCTTATCTATTTGAACTTCACTCTCTTCAAGCTTTTAGTTAGGATGTCTGCCTTTTGATCATTGGTATTGTAGTACTCTAGTTTCATCATTCCTTTCATAACTTGATCTCTATAGAAGTGAGACCTTGTTTCTATATGCTTACTCCTTCCATGAACACTTGGATGTCTTGTGCATTCTCGAGCAAAATGTCCTACTTCACCACACTGATAACACAGTTTCATGCGCTTTGTTGATCTGTTCAAACAGTCATTGATTTTCTTAGACTTCTCTTTATCTCCACTCTCTGATTCAACAATCTCTCACAAGCTGCACTTTTTACCGCAATTACATCTTCTTCAGTCAAGGCACTTATGGTTAACAGCACATCAACTTTTGTCCCTTTGTCGCCTTGACTAATTGCAGTCTTCAATGCTTCAGATTTCATTTCTGTCACCAACTTCATGTCCTCTTTCGACAATCCATCTAGTTGCTACAAATCAGTGTTGTTGCAAATGAACGACCAACAACTCTTGCCTTACTACTAGGACTTGCAGCATAACTCTTAGATGCATCCACTGGCTTTCCTTAGACCTCACTCTTaccatcatcattatcatcatctaGCCCACTCACTTCCTTCTTTCTACGAGTAGAAATTGCAGGGACCTTTCTCCTGCTACTTGGCACAACAACAAGAGTGACTGGAACATTAGCATCTTTGTTCCCTTGCTCAACATCTCTTATAGCAACTTTTGCTCTTGCTATATGGTTGATTGTTTTCCTTTGAGTTGTATTTCTATAAGTCGTACGAGATTGAAAAACTGGGGTACCAACATCACCTTCTCTTGGATTCAAAATCTCATTCAATCCTTCAGTCTCCATCATTCTTGAAGATCTGGTTGATAGTGTTGTTCTGAAGGTTCTATTTCTGGACAATGGTGCCTTCAATACAAACCTATTTGAACTATCAAACATCTTTATTTCACCATGCTTCATCTTCTTGAAATTCCAGCTCCTTCATCACAATCATCAGTCTCTTCATCAGAATCATATTTCTTGTACCACTTGAATTTACCTTTGCCTTTATTGTGCTTCATATCACCTTAGTTGGTCTTCTTGCTATCTTGGGCCGGTAAGGCCTACACTTGAGATGTTGAGGTTGCTACACACCTTTCTCTTACCCTCAGTTCATGAGCTTCAAAAGAGCCTTGCAAATCCTCTACCTTCATCTTAtcaagatcctttgattcttcaattgccACCACTATGTGATCATACATTTGTGTTAATGTTCTAAAGATCTTTACAATAATCACCACTTTAGTTAATGATTCACCATTTGTTCTCCTCTGATTAACAACAACCTGCTCACATTGAAGTAATAGTTGGTATTGCCTTCTTGGCATCAAGAGCTTGGGTTATAATTCTTGGAAAACACGAGTGCAAGTGTTAGGGAAATGAAAAATTGGGAAACACAAATGagtgaaagaaagaaagaagttTAAGTCATGTGCTCCTAAAAATACCTCTTAAATAGTGGTTCATGGTTAAACATTTAGGTATCATCATGGCAGATTGGCAGCATAAACTTTTGTATTGGAATTTGCCCCAAAAGAAACCATATTATGCCTGATAATCCTGAACTTATGTTTGTGTTTGGACATTCGATCATCATATGCAAACTTGGAAGTTGTTTTGACTCTTTTTGCTCGGTAGTGAcgaaaaaacaataaaataaatatgttcaTGAAGTACTAGTCAATTACATGTACTCTCATTCTCAATGGTAGCTCAATCTTGCGTTCGTCTTCTATATACCTGCAGACACGTTTTCCATATCAGACAAGTTCACGCTAACGTGTTAATCAACGGAACATTCAATGATCTCGTTGTTGCAAACAAACTCCTTTATTTCTATGTCCAACACAAGGCCATTGATGATGCACACCATCTGTTTGATGAAATGCCAATGAGAGATCCAACAACTTGGAGTGTCATGATTGGTGGATTTTCCAAGCTTGGTGATTATGCCAATTGTTATGCAACCTTTAGGGAAATTCTTAGATATGGTGTTACCCCTGATAACTACACTTTACCTTTTGTGATTAGAACTTGTAGGGACAGAAAGGATTTTCAAATGGGTCAAATGATTCATGATGTGGTATTGAAACATGGGCTGTTATTGGATCATTTTGTTTGTGCTACTCTTGTGGATATGTATGCTAAGTGTATGGTGATTGAGGATGCACGCCGGTTATTTGATATAATGCTTAGTAAGGATCTTGTAACGTGGACGGTTATGATTGGTGGTTATGCGGATTGCAATGCATATGAGTCGTTGGTTTTGTTTGATCGGATGATGGAAGAAGGTTTTGTTCCCGATAAGGTTGCTATGGTGACGGTTGTTAATGCTTGTGCTAAATTGGGGGCTATGCATAAGGCTAGGTTTGTTAATGAGTATATTTGTAGGAATGGTTTCTCTTTGGATGTGATCTTGGGGACTGCAATGATTGACATGTACGCCAAGTGCGGATGCGTCGAGTCTGCAAGAGAGGTTTTCGATAGGATGAAAGAGAGAAACGTTATTTCGTGGAGTGCCATGATCGCCGCCTATGGATATCATGGGAAGGGAAAAGAAGCTCTTGACTTATTTCATATGATGTTGAACTCTGCGATTTTGCCAAATAGGATCACATTTGTCTCGCTCTTATATGCTTGTAGTCATGCAGGACTAATCGAAGACGGTCTTCGCTTCTTCAATTCGATGTGGGAAGATTATGCTGTTAGACCTGATATCAAACATTATACCTGTGTGGTTGACCTTTTTGGACGTGCAGGGAGGCTAGACGAGGCGGCGAAATTGATAGAGACCATGTCAGTTGTAAAAGATGAAAGGCTCTGGAGTGCTTTGCTTGGAGCATGTAGAATTCATGGGAACATGGAGTTGGCTGAAAAGGCAGCGAATTCTCTTCTTGAACTACAGCCTCAAAATCCAGGGAACTATGTTTTACTATCTAATATATATGCAAAAGCTGGTAAGTGGGAAAAGGTGGCAGAATTTAGGAATATGATAACCCAAAGGAAGCTGAAGAAAGTTCCTGGATGGACATGGATCGAAGTTGATAATGAAACCTATCAGTTTAGTGTTGGAGATAGATCACATCCTCAATCAAATGAAATCTATGAAACGTTGATGAGTGTAATTAGGAAGTTGGAGATGGCTGGCTATGTACCTGATACAGAATTTGTGTTGCAAGATGTTGAAGACGAAGTCAAGAAAGAAATGTTGTACACACACAGTGAAAAACTAGCTATTGCATTTGGACTAATTTCCATCCCACAGGGTGATCCCATTAGGATCTCTAAAAATCTGAGGGTCTGTGGTGATTGTCACACGTTTTCTAAGATGGTATCGGCGGTTATGAGAAGGTCAATAATTGTTCGGGATGCGAATCGGTTTCACCATTTTAATGAAGGGACTTGCTCGTGTGGGGACTATTGGTAGCATATACAATCTACACAGGTCAATTTTTTGTGTGCGTCTAACTAAATATAACATGCAAACTATAATGTACCAAAAAATGTATGAAACTTTTGCAATGTGATTTTTTACTACAACAGCTTGGTACTTGGTAAGTTCAAAGTCCATATAAAGGACTTCATCATTTATGAgttgaatttttgaaaaaaaaaacaccttaTTTAATGTAAACAGAGAAGAATGTCATTGATCCACAATATTTGATGatagaataaaaaacaaaaatatgggAATCTagattgtttttattttgaaccTGTAACATGGTATGTAAATTACATTTGCTAGCTCCGGCTAACTAATTATATTAAGATATTACTGAAATCAAATTATGCTATTGTGAATTTGGTTTGTCTGTGTATATGCATAAAGCTTTTAATCAATTTCTGAATTCCATGCGGCCCTCCTCCATTTCGCCATTTTGCCTGCTCTCTCTTAACTGCTGTTTGTCCTTTAACTCTATACAGTActagatattttaaattagttgAACTGTGTAATTCATGGAATCTATATCACGTTTATGTGAGAAAAAGTTGAAGCATTTTGGAATGTTGTTTAATCGTGGAAGTATGGAGTTGACGATGTCACAATCAAGAATAGTTTTTACGGCATTTATAAAGCTTTTAGATCATGCTAATACCCTGATAAGAAGAGTTAGGGAAAATTGATATTGAAAATGCTTTCCACAGCGCTCAACTATAGAAATATGTGGGTTGTTGTCGGAGCCGGTCCTAGGATGTTTGGTGCCCGAactacaattatatttttttcttgcaaaaaaacattaataatttattcattataatcaagattctctataaaaaattatttgtaataaaaattaaaataagactATTTAATCTATCTTGAAACATAAAAGatcacaaataattaaaattttaataattttaatttagagCAATTTTTGATGCAacaatgattaatattattgtatAAATTATGTAGGTATTatgaaaacaattaaatatttttaaataactcaACATTattaatcttaaatatttttatattgaaagattttaattttttactctatttaaagaaagaaaatatttttttaattatttttctaataatatatattaattttttaattctttttcatATTATGATGCAAATATAAAACCAAAAATCAAACATCAATACTCTACAATCTTGATTAAGGATTTAGTTTTGAGATTAatctacaatttaaaattttacttttaagttAGAATGTTAAGTATTACgaatttcaataaaaaagtaataagtacaattaatttaatttttagtattggataaattaatagtgtatattttatattattttaacataattCATTTTGCATACAACATACatatactaatttttatttttatattttaataatgatttaaatttgACTTGTATCATGAGAATTCATTCTCATTGATTCTTCATGTACCTTAGAGTAAAATATACATATGTCATGTAATAATGaatattatataacaatttttttttttttttatttaatttctccctttctctttccttcctttttcttatatcccttctttctttttcttatctTGTATATTCTACTTTGATTTCTTGTTTTTTCCCATCTCTCCCTCCTTCctaatctctctctctcccGCATCCTCTCTATGTCTTTTCTCTTGCCATCTCTCTATGTCTATCTTCCTTTCACTACTTACTCTTTATTTTCTTCTGTTGTTTCTCTTTTGCTCATTTCTCTATGTCTAGCTCATTTCTCCTTCTTTCATCTATCTCTCTCCCCTTCTATCTTGTTCTGTATTATTTTTGGTCATCTTTCCTCTCTATCTTCTTCATTGTgataatattcattaaaataataaacatcattataaaaaactcaattttcataTTGTTCAATtaagaattaaatataattaaaaatagttttgtaaTAGAATTATATTTAGTAAAGTATAATTGTGACACTCACTcgctttaatttttttaatagtgttttattatgattttctCACTTTTTTAGAGAATACTTTATGTCAGttaatctatttttattgttaattagttttttaattaataccACTCTCCCAAACATTattgaagaatgaaaaaaaaaatactataattgcaattttttaattaaaattatactaaacaatctttcatgttttatttttttttatcttaatcgCGATAAAGtataacaattatttaataCACTTTCTTAACCCAAAATATAAGTTTCGTAAatttattaactttattttgataaatgcACTTACATCTAAAATAGAAcaactatcatattttttttcttcttgattcAACACTTATATATATGCAACTACATTTTAAAGGTGATGAAGGGGTTCCTGCAAATAGATATTCTTTGGCCGTTATATTTAGCAAGACATCATTGTATGCATGCTAGCAGGTTGAATGTACTATGATTGTCCGTAACAATACATGTATTTGATTCTATGTTTGCACCATTTGTCATAGGTATAACTGTGAAAGtaaaacacattaataaaaaaaatacatagcaTTGAACTAATAGAGTCATGTACatataaattctaaaaaaaagaatttacctaaaacaaaacaaaacaaaaaattataataaaaagaattttttaaagGTCACCTTcatgtaaatataaattaatatccATCAATTTCAAATTGTATATTAAATATACAATGGCCTCCAAATACGATAGAATTTGACAAAGTTAACTCGCAAAAGGATGATTGGTGCTTCATTGCAAGAGTGTTGAAATTATGGACTATAGAATATCTGGTCAATTCCTCATTACATTTCTCGATAAAAATTGTACTAATGGATTACAATGTGAGTGTATTTTCTAACTTATATACCACAAGTGTAAGATAATTTCTAACTTATATATCTATATTTTGTAATAAGGATATTACATGCAATAGTTTGTCGTGACCTTATCCATAACTTTGAAACTACTATTAAGGAAGATGAAGTTGACAACCAATATGCGCCTATGTACTTCCGTCATACCCAATGAACAATGTGAAATCAATAACTTTGATGATTGGATTTTTTTCAATAGGGGATGGAGACGATTCTACCGATGAGAATGGCGATATATGTGTCAAAATTCTAGATGATTTACTTATACTTGGTAAAAGTGATCTCTTACGTGCCCATATAGATTTGACTTATCCTGACATTTTAAAGAACATACATGGTTTTGCATTTTTTCAGGAACGATGGATCCTTGCTCCAACTTTTGATGTTGTTGAGCACATTAACAATACCCTTTTGTCATTGATTCCAGGTGACGAAAGAGAATATTTGAGTTCATATTCAGTATGTAAATCTGATACGAATGATCTACAAAATTAACGGTTCATTGTTGAATACCTAAACGATATTAAGTGTTCAGGTATTCCAAATCACAAGTTGACACTTAAAGTAGGTGGTCCTGCAACATTAATGAGGAATACTAATCAAGCTGTCGGATTGTGTAATGGGACAAAAATTACAATCACATTTgcgaaataatttatttagggCAATTGTCATCAGAGGAAAAACTGTGGGTGATAAAATTCTAATTGTAAGAATGAATATGGTTTCGAGCGATCTGAGTTTACCATTAAAGTTTATGAGGAGACAATTTATGTTGACTCTTTGTTTTACAATGATAATTAATAAGAGTCAATGTCAATCACTTTCTCATATTGGCATATATCTTTCTAAATCAGTTCTCACACATGGACAATTATATGTTGTTATATCTAGAGTCACATCCAGAAAATGTCTAAAATGCGCATCCTAAATTAGGATGGTCAAATATGTGACGAGACTGTTAATGTAATTTATCTTGAAGTTTTTGGCAATTTGTAATCAACTATCCCaaataacataaatttatttatgatatctattttaaattataatttgagcacactttttaatttttattatatatgatattatatgttttgtttcttttgtaatatacaatattttatttatttatgatttttataaatgtaattGCAAATGCAATCTGCATTGtttcgattgaatgaataatttatttcgTGTTTGGCACGGGTTACACACTAGCATATAACAAATATATGACGTTGAACAATAGTAATGTTAAGTTtgtaattgaattatttattgaagTGTGATTGAAAGAACAAGGTGGTAACAAAATAGTGGCTAGGTAATGTCTACTTATTTACATAAAAAGATCTCTAGGTGttcttaaattataatttaacagGCAAATGCTGATATTGTTAAATTAGACATCATGTACTGAATTCTAACCCATATATACGCATTGTTCTGTGAATTTTTAGTGGTATTTATCATCTCTGCtacagaaaaaacaaaaaagaagaatCTCTAGCTTCGATTAGATAAGTCCTCCAACCACTTTGCCTCAAATCCATCGTCTAATACCtgttagaaaatattattatatattagtagtaagggtattttagacaattctattcttttatatatatactcattgtaaccctattaacttcagtttggttcattctatgttatgaaaccctagagtggttgtttctcttcctcttttcattgttaacatggtatcaaagagctttggttaattttgtgatttactataaagaaaatagagattattttgatagaaaagacaaccaccaaaagagaaaagagaagagtaatcATATTCCCGAGTTTGTTAAATCAGACccacaaaaacatcgattgcgcattcgttaaccgttggatcgggctgatctttggacagcaggttcgcaacattcaggtcttcttCTTCAATGGTTGGATCGGCGAAACAACGTCTGTAGGGGAAGAAATCGGGCTCGTACAACACcagattatccctaatttattttgtctcagtgattatatttgtcgtattttcctgtcattatttgttatggctgatgctaaggatgattctcttcaagcacattgtccgaaattggggagaacacataagaagaattttagggggtcatcgtccaatgttgttgcttctgctccttctACCATTagctctagttctggttctgtatactcatttgagattgcttcccaaatatttgatattgcagaacaacttcaaaaaaaacttCTTTCCACTCAATCGCATGtcatgtctgccacctcttctaaaggtttgaactcctctggtatgtcagatatatctccttccatatggattcttgattcgggagcatctcatcatatgacatatgatgataaatcttttatGTCTGTGAAACATGTCTCGTCTGTATCGGTTATGACTGTTGATGGCACTCATATGCCACTAGCAGGTGTTGGTTCTAtctccacacctaacatgtctctttctgatgtttattatattcctaatcttactttgagtcttgcttctgttagtcacaTATGTGATCtcggttattcggttatgttttcttccacttcttgttgtgtgcaggatccacattccgggaggctgattgggataTGTCATAGACAAGGGagactttatgttttggatgacaTGCGACTCCCAGATACTACAGCCTCCACAACTACtgttgacttattatctagttttcgcttgaattccttatcttctagtttttatctatggcattctcgccttggacatgtttctgcttctcgataaaaatatttggcttctactggagccttaggaaagttacaaacctgtgatatctcagattgttgtggtcGTAAACTTGCCAAacttccagctttaccgtttagtaaaagtgtttctgTTTCATATGCCCcatttgatttagttcactctgatgtttggggtccatcactggttctcaccaaaggtggatctagatattatgtttcgtttattgatgattacactcgttattgttgggtttatcttatgaaaaatcggtctgaattttttgacatttatcatatgtttcgtgcaatggtcaaaactcaacataattatgttataaagtgtttttgttgtgatttaggtggtgaatatacctctaataaattttttgaattacttgcttatgatggcaccct
The genomic region above belongs to Cicer arietinum cultivar CDC Frontier isolate Library 1 chromosome 4, Cicar.CDCFrontier_v2.0, whole genome shotgun sequence and contains:
- the LOC101497602 gene encoding pentatricopeptide repeat-containing protein At2g03880, mitochondrial-like; amino-acid sequence: MVAQSCVRLLYTCRHVFHIRQVHANVLINGTFNDLVVANKLLYFYVQHKAIDDAHHLFDEMPMRDPTTWSVMIGGFSKLGDYANCYATFREILRYGVTPDNYTLPFVIRTCRDRKDFQMGQMIHDVVLKHGLLLDHFVCATLVDMYAKCMVIEDARRLFDIMLSKDLVTWTVMIGGYADCNAYESLVLFDRMMEEGFVPDKVAMVTVVNACAKLGAMHKARFVNEYICRNGFSLDVILGTAMIDMYAKCGCVESAREVFDRMKERNVISWSAMIAAYGYHGKGKEALDLFHMMLNSAILPNRITFVSLLYACSHAGLIEDGLRFFNSMWEDYAVRPDIKHYTCVVDLFGRAGRLDEAAKLIETMSVVKDERLWSALLGACRIHGNMELAEKAANSLLELQPQNPGNYVLLSNIYAKAGKWEKVAEFRNMITQRKLKKVPGWTWIEVDNETYQFSVGDRSHPQSNEIYETLMSVIRKLEMAGYVPDTEFVLQDVEDEVKKEMLYTHSEKLAIAFGLISIPQGDPIRISKNLRVCGDCHTFSKMVSAVMRRSIIVRDANRFHHFNEGTCSCGDYW
- the LOC140920006 gene encoding uncharacterized protein translates to MDYRISGQFLITFLDKNCTNGLQWDGDDSTDENGDICVKILDDLLILGKSDLLRAHIDLTYPDILKNIHGFAFFQERWILAPTFDVVEHINNTLLSLIPGIPNHKLTLKVGGPATLMRNTNQAVGLCNGTKITITFAK